A single region of the Oreochromis niloticus isolate F11D_XX linkage group LG19, O_niloticus_UMD_NMBU, whole genome shotgun sequence genome encodes:
- the LOC112843167 gene encoding G-protein coupled receptor family C group 6 member A-like, with translation MSVFHSSFGENSLLHAYYHGDIIIGGLFPIHLKTNRTNTSGPVSCSDYDVQMFLRSQVMIYAIREIKLPNITIGYDIYDTCGDVSLAVRATLELLNNQSNPQSCLLPSEAQMKVVIGERYSEVSIAVARIVALSSVAQISYASTSKFLSDRFKFPTFLRTVPSDKYQTRGIVELVKTFLWQTVIIVGSDDEYGLFGSDSLEDTFSQDTNICVEFVQILSADFMTNNSRTQTELTELLEKIKNSSAEAIILFTKDTNAEIILEAAIRHKVNRTWIASDAWSSSPKISAMPDIKLAGEIT, from the exons ATGAGTGTATTTCACTCCTCTTTTGGAGAAAATAGTCTCCTGCATGCCTACTATCATGGAGATATCATCATTGGAGGACTTTTCCCCATTCACTTAAAAACCAATAGGACTAACACTTCTGGACCTGTCTCCTGTAGTGA CTATGATGTACAAATGTTCCTCCGCAGTCAAGTGATGATATACGCCATCAGAGAAATCAAGCTACCTAACATCACCATAGGATACGACATCTATGACACCTGTGGCGATGTCAGCCTCGCTGTGAGAGCGACTCTCGAGCTGCTGAATAACCAGTCAAACCCACAAAGCTGTTTACTACCATCAGAGGCCCAAATGAAGGTGGTGATCGGAGAAAGGTACTCGGAAGTATCCATAGCTGTAGCACGAATTGTTGCTCTGTCATCAGTTGCCcag ATTAGTTATGCATCAACTAGTAAGTTTCTCAGCGACAGGTTCAAGTTTCCCACTTTTCTGCGAACAGTACCGAGCGATAAATATCAGACAAGAGGTATTGTTGAGCTGGTGAAGACATTTCTTTGGCAAACAGTGATTATTGTGGGAAGTGATGACGAGTATGGATTGTTTGGCAGTGATAGCCTTGAAGACACCTTCAGCCAAGACACAAACATCTGTGTTGAATTTGTTCAAATCTTGTCAGCTGATTTTATGACAAACAACTCCCGGACCCAAACTGAGCTGACTGAACTActggaaaaaatcaaaaactCCTCCGCTGAGGCCATCATCCTCTTCACAAAGGACACTAATGCTGAAATCATCCTGGAAGCAGCTATTAGACACAAAGTCAACAGAACATGGATTGCAAGTGATGCATGGTCCAGCTCTCCAAAGATCTCTGCAATGCCAGACATCAAGCTGGCAGGAGAA ATTACCTGA
- the LOC112843195 gene encoding G-protein coupled receptor family C group 6 member A-like: protein MCFLELLSLLAGFCLTFTFLDRPTQNLNCVGVPLFGIVFTVCISCILANLFQILLGFNFDLTIGPWIKKLNQPLVLVTVVSGIQVAVSVSWLIFNPPTPQETQGGTTILHQCEMTSFGYFSAMLVYNGCLGLTCFLFAFKGRRLPDLYKNASLITISMLLFMVMWIIFLPLYLTMSGKYKPAVQGAAILTSCFSILFSHLAPKCFIILFRKELNQESAITEYIWKHYERKGISVICTQH from the coding sequence ATGTGTTTCCTTGAGCTTCTATCCCTGCTGGCCGGCTTCTGTCTTACGTTCACTTTCCTTGACAGACCTACTCAGAACTTAAACTGTGTCGGTGTGCCGCTCTTTGGTATAGTCTTCACCGTCTGCATCTCTTGCATTCTGGCCAACTTGTTTCAAATCTTGTTGGGCTTCAACTTTGATCTGACGATAGGGCCCTGGATAAAGAAGCTAAATCAACCACTGGTGCTGGTGACTGTTGTCTCTGGGATCCAGGTGGCCGTGTCAGTGTCATGGCTGATCTTCAACCCACCCACTCCTCAAGAGACGCAAGGGGGCACAACTATCCTGCACCAGTGTGAAATGACGTCCTTTGGGTACTTTTCAGCCATGTTAGTCTACAATGGTTGCTTGGGCCTTActtgtttcctgtttgcatTCAAAGGTAGACGGCTGCCAGACTTGTACaaaaatgcttctttaatcactATCAGTATGCTGCTGTTTATGGTCATGTGGATCATCTTCCTCCCACTTTATCTCACCATGTCAGGGAAGTACAAACCAGCAGTACAAGGTGCAGCCATCCTTACTTCCTGCTTCAGTATCCTCTTCAGTCACTTGGCCCCCAAGTGTTTTATTATCTTGTTCAGGAAAGAGCTTAACCAAGAGAGCGCCATCACTGAGTACATTTGGAAGCATTATGAGCGGAAGGGCATATCTGTGATTTGCACACAACACTGA